In a genomic window of Oscillatoria salina IIICB1:
- a CDS encoding caspase family protein: MSRFSRRNFLQFAATALGSIGVNHLLLQQQAHRYGKVLAQTTSRKVALLVGINQYSSQPLSGCLNDVELQRQLLIHRFGFNPQDIYVLADDKASREGILGAFEEYLIKQTKPGDVVVYHYSGHGSRIFDPNPIIREAANENEQLNGTFVPSDSTLPPGYPDAEGAVNDIMGHTLYLLMSALPTENVTVVLDSCFSGGATRDAQVRARAGGKNVLVSPLEKAYQEQWLSRLQMSPEEFVRGYRTGVAKGVVLAATNPRQLAREVNVNGFRAGIFSYLLTNYLWQQDSTVAEAIAKIVPEIPRRLKQTPGYEVKPGTNYQTQPAYFLNPETATADAVITEVSGNNVSLWLGGANLDEVGSETIFTQINGSGKVVVRSRDGILGQGYAEGVVSPGMLLRQASN; encoded by the coding sequence TGGCGCAAACGACATCGCGCAAAGTAGCTTTACTTGTAGGAATTAATCAATATTCCTCGCAGCCTTTGTCGGGATGTCTCAACGATGTGGAATTGCAGCGTCAGTTACTTATTCATCGTTTTGGCTTTAACCCCCAGGATATCTACGTTTTAGCCGATGACAAAGCCAGTCGCGAAGGGATTTTGGGGGCGTTTGAAGAATATTTGATTAAGCAGACAAAGCCTGGAGATGTGGTAGTTTATCACTATTCGGGACATGGTTCGCGGATTTTCGATCCTAATCCAATTATTCGCGAAGCTGCTAACGAAAATGAACAACTGAATGGTACTTTTGTCCCTTCCGATAGTACCCTTCCTCCGGGTTATCCTGATGCTGAAGGCGCAGTTAATGACATCATGGGACATACTTTGTATTTGCTGATGTCTGCATTGCCGACGGAAAATGTTACGGTGGTTTTGGATAGTTGTTTTTCCGGCGGTGCAACCAGAGATGCTCAAGTAAGGGCGCGTGCTGGTGGCAAAAATGTGCTAGTCTCTCCCTTAGAAAAGGCTTATCAGGAGCAATGGTTATCTCGCTTACAAATGTCGCCAGAAGAGTTTGTGCGCGGTTATCGTACAGGTGTGGCTAAAGGTGTAGTTTTAGCGGCGACAAATCCGAGACAATTAGCCAGAGAAGTGAATGTTAATGGTTTTCGCGCCGGAATTTTTAGTTATTTGTTGACTAATTATCTTTGGCAGCAGGATAGCACAGTCGCAGAGGCGATCGCTAAAATTGTCCCAGAAATTCCCCGACGATTAAAGCAAACCCCTGGTTACGAAGTCAAACCGGGAACTAATTATCAAACTCAACCTGCTTATTTTCTCAACCCGGAAACAGCTACAGCCGATGCAGTTATTACCGAAGTGAGTGGGAATAACGTTAGTTTGTGGTTAGGAGGTGCAAACCTCGATGAAGTTGGTAGCGAGACAATTTTCACTCAAATTAATGGTAGCGGAAAAGTCGTAGTGCGATCGCGCGACGGCATTTTGGGACAAGGTTATGCTGAAGGAGTCGTCAGCCCCGGAATGCTTTTACGTCAAGCGAGTAATTGA